A segment of the Staphylococcus ratti genome:
GCGCCTCCAGGAGTTAAAATCAACGATCCCGTACGTATGTACCTTAAAGAAATCGGTCGTGTTGATTTATTAAGCGCACAAGAAGAAATTGAACTTGCGAAACGTATTGAACAAGGGGATGAAGTTGCAAAAGCACGCTTAGCTGAAGCTAACTTACGTCTTGTTGTCAGTATTGCGAAGCGCTACGTTGGTCGTGGCATGCTTTTCCTTGACCTCATTCAAGAAGGGAATATGGGTCTGATTAAAGCGGTTGAAAAATTCGACTTTAGCAAAGGATTTAAATTTTCAACATATGCAACGTGGTGGATAAGACAAGCCATTACGCGTGCCATTGCAGACCAAGCACGTACAATTCGTATTCCAGTTCATATGGTTGAAACGATTAATAAATTAATTCGTGTTCAACGTCAATTGCTACAAGATTTAGGTCGCGATCCAGCACCAGAAGAAATCGGAGAAGAAATGGATTTACCACCTGAAAAAGTACGTGAAATTTTAAAAATTGCGCAAGAACCTGTATCACTTGAAACACCAATTGGTGAAGAAGATGATAGTCATCTCGGAGACTTTATTGAAGACCAAGAAGCTCAAAGTCCGTCAGATCATGCTGCATATGAATTATTAAAAGAACAATTAGAAGACGTCTTAGACACTTTGACAGACCGTGAGGAGAATGTTTTACGTTTACGCTTCGGTTTAGACGATGGACGTACACGTACGCTTGAAGAAGTAGGTAAAGTATTTGGTGTGACGCGTGAACGTATTCGACAAATTGAGGCAAAAGCATTACGTAAGCTTAGACATCCTAGCCGTAGTAAACGTTTAAAAGACTTTATGGACTAATTTTAAATATATTTATCTCATATTTGTGATTGAATCATAAAAAGAGCATAGCTAACTCGCTTTAATCGCTCGCATATCTTTGATTCCATACAGATAGATTCATGAAAGGGAGATTACAGTTTTATCAATGTGCGATAACATTCGATGTACTGTTTGAACTCCCTTATTTTTATATTAAAGGAGCGTCACCATGATTCAAATTAATCGTCGATTGTTAAAAGTAAGCGAATACATTAAAGGATCTAAACTTGCTGATATCGGGTCCGATCATGCCTACTTGCCTATTTATGCGATTCAAAACAATCAAATAGAAACAGCAATTGCTGGAGAAATCAT
Coding sequences within it:
- the rpoD gene encoding RNA polymerase sigma factor RpoD, with amino-acid sequence MSDNQVKVIKKETIDPTLTLEDVKKQLIEKGKKEGHLSHEEVADKLQNFDMDSDQMDEFFDMINDNDIQLVNEKDSSDTDDKLNPNDLSAPPGVKINDPVRMYLKEIGRVDLLSAQEEIELAKRIEQGDEVAKARLAEANLRLVVSIAKRYVGRGMLFLDLIQEGNMGLIKAVEKFDFSKGFKFSTYATWWIRQAITRAIADQARTIRIPVHMVETINKLIRVQRQLLQDLGRDPAPEEIGEEMDLPPEKVREILKIAQEPVSLETPIGEEDDSHLGDFIEDQEAQSPSDHAAYELLKEQLEDVLDTLTDREENVLRLRFGLDDGRTRTLEEVGKVFGVTRERIRQIEAKALRKLRHPSRSKRLKDFMD